A window of Conger conger chromosome 13, fConCon1.1, whole genome shotgun sequence contains these coding sequences:
- the tmprss4a gene encoding transmembrane protease serine 4a isoform X1 yields the protein MRIDTQIAAENTRPLNPGRRQVAQPGRRRTSMTAPKLSSRDKAAKRKKVLITVLAVLIVLAILGVSGYFVKRLIDSKYYFCLKSVKFIPLENACDGTEDCSGGEDESNCVSSLSANTTFPVRLVSRSKVLQVFRPESGWRTVCMEDWSTQHTEMACQQLGYALNPGSSKVDVRNLPSSFRTSFCGVRPGQGAASTIQQSVFDRQSCSSGAVVSLTCSDCGERPAQDRIVGGKDTAIEDWPWQVSLQQNGQHTCGGSLVSPRWVVTAAHCFSGSKKELSRWKVMVGHAYLGYFGGWSVDRIVLNGDYSPRSNDYDIAMMRLSQPVTVGDTSRPVCLPPHGLDLLPDSPLVVTGWGYLEERGKVSSVLQKANVPLIARSVCSSSQMYGPVISPRMLCAGFREGQVDACQGDSGGPLVYLSSRWQLVGVVSWGHGCARRNRPGVYCNVEEVLNWVYTVMEVNS from the exons ATAGATACACAGATTGCTGCAGAGAACACCAGACCTCTTAACCCTGGTAGAAGACAAG TGGCCCAGCCCGGCAGACGCAGGACATCAATGACTGCTCCCAAGCTATCATCGAGGGACAAGGCCGCCAAGCGGAAGAAGGTGTTGATCACTGTGCTGGCCGTGCTGATCGTGCTGGCGATACTGGGGGTGTCTGGATACTTCG TCAAGAGACTCATTGACAGCAAGTACTACTTCTGCCTGAAGTCGGTGAAGTTCATCCCACTGGAGAATGCGTGTGATGGGACAGAGGACTGTTCTGGGGGGGAGGATGAGAGCAACTGTGTTTCCAGCCTGTCCGCCAATACCACCTTCCCAG TGCGTCTGGTGTCCAGAAGTAAGGTTCTGCAGGTGTTCAGGCCCGAGTCGGGCTGGAGGACAGTGTGCATGGAGGACTGGAGTACCCAGCACACTGAGATGGCCTGCCAGCAGCTGGGCTATGCACT AAACCCTGGCAGCTCAAAAGTTGACGTCCGCAACCTGCCCTCCAGTTTTAGGACCTCGTTCTGTGGGGTCAGGCCTGGCCAAGGGGCGGCCTCCACCATTCAGCAGTCCGTGTTTGACCG CCAGTCCTGCTCTTCTGGTGCTGTGGTTTCCCTCACCTGCTCAG ACTGTGGGGAGAGGCCGGCGCAGGACCGCATCGTCGGTGGGAAGGACACCGCCATCGAGGACTGGCCGTGGCAGGTCAGCCTGCAGCAGAACGGCCAGCACACCTGCGGGGGCTCCCTGGTGTCCCCACGCTGGGTCGTCACGGCCGCGCACTGCTTCTCTGG CAgtaagaaggagctgagccggtgGAAGGTGATGGTAGGGCACGCGTACTTGGGGTACTTCGGGGGCTGGTCGGTGGACAGAATCGTCCTGAACGGGGATTACTCTCCCCGGAGCAATGACTACGACATAGCCATGATGCGGCTCAGCCAGCCGGTCACCGTGGGAG ACACCAGCCGGCCCGTATGTCTGCCCCCCCACGGCCTGGACTTACTGCCAGATTCGCCCCTGGTGGTGACCGGGTGGGGCTACCTGGAGGAGAGAG GTAAAGTGTCTTCCGTGCTGCAGAAGGCCAACGTGCCCCTAATAGCCAGATCTGTGTGCTCCAGTAGCCAGATGTACGGGCCCGTCATCTCTCCCAGAATGCTGTGCGCGGGGTTCCGGGAGGGCCAAGTGGACGCCTGCCAG GGGGACAGTGGGGGACCCCTGGTGTACTTGTCCAGTCGGTGGCAGTTGGTGGGGGTAGTGAGCTGGGGGCACGGCTGTGCCCGTAGGAACAGACCTGGGGTCTACTGCAACGTGGAGGAGGTGCTGAACTGGGTCTACACCGTCATGGAG gtAAATAGCTGA
- the tmprss4a gene encoding transmembrane protease serine 4a isoform X2, with translation MTAPKLSSRDKAAKRKKVLITVLAVLIVLAILGVSGYFVKRLIDSKYYFCLKSVKFIPLENACDGTEDCSGGEDESNCVSSLSANTTFPVRLVSRSKVLQVFRPESGWRTVCMEDWSTQHTEMACQQLGYALNPGSSKVDVRNLPSSFRTSFCGVRPGQGAASTIQQSVFDRQSCSSGAVVSLTCSDCGERPAQDRIVGGKDTAIEDWPWQVSLQQNGQHTCGGSLVSPRWVVTAAHCFSGSKKELSRWKVMVGHAYLGYFGGWSVDRIVLNGDYSPRSNDYDIAMMRLSQPVTVGDTSRPVCLPPHGLDLLPDSPLVVTGWGYLEERGKVSSVLQKANVPLIARSVCSSSQMYGPVISPRMLCAGFREGQVDACQGDSGGPLVYLSSRWQLVGVVSWGHGCARRNRPGVYCNVEEVLNWVYTVMEVNS, from the exons ATGACTGCTCCCAAGCTATCATCGAGGGACAAGGCCGCCAAGCGGAAGAAGGTGTTGATCACTGTGCTGGCCGTGCTGATCGTGCTGGCGATACTGGGGGTGTCTGGATACTTCG TCAAGAGACTCATTGACAGCAAGTACTACTTCTGCCTGAAGTCGGTGAAGTTCATCCCACTGGAGAATGCGTGTGATGGGACAGAGGACTGTTCTGGGGGGGAGGATGAGAGCAACTGTGTTTCCAGCCTGTCCGCCAATACCACCTTCCCAG TGCGTCTGGTGTCCAGAAGTAAGGTTCTGCAGGTGTTCAGGCCCGAGTCGGGCTGGAGGACAGTGTGCATGGAGGACTGGAGTACCCAGCACACTGAGATGGCCTGCCAGCAGCTGGGCTATGCACT AAACCCTGGCAGCTCAAAAGTTGACGTCCGCAACCTGCCCTCCAGTTTTAGGACCTCGTTCTGTGGGGTCAGGCCTGGCCAAGGGGCGGCCTCCACCATTCAGCAGTCCGTGTTTGACCG CCAGTCCTGCTCTTCTGGTGCTGTGGTTTCCCTCACCTGCTCAG ACTGTGGGGAGAGGCCGGCGCAGGACCGCATCGTCGGTGGGAAGGACACCGCCATCGAGGACTGGCCGTGGCAGGTCAGCCTGCAGCAGAACGGCCAGCACACCTGCGGGGGCTCCCTGGTGTCCCCACGCTGGGTCGTCACGGCCGCGCACTGCTTCTCTGG CAgtaagaaggagctgagccggtgGAAGGTGATGGTAGGGCACGCGTACTTGGGGTACTTCGGGGGCTGGTCGGTGGACAGAATCGTCCTGAACGGGGATTACTCTCCCCGGAGCAATGACTACGACATAGCCATGATGCGGCTCAGCCAGCCGGTCACCGTGGGAG ACACCAGCCGGCCCGTATGTCTGCCCCCCCACGGCCTGGACTTACTGCCAGATTCGCCCCTGGTGGTGACCGGGTGGGGCTACCTGGAGGAGAGAG GTAAAGTGTCTTCCGTGCTGCAGAAGGCCAACGTGCCCCTAATAGCCAGATCTGTGTGCTCCAGTAGCCAGATGTACGGGCCCGTCATCTCTCCCAGAATGCTGTGCGCGGGGTTCCGGGAGGGCCAAGTGGACGCCTGCCAG GGGGACAGTGGGGGACCCCTGGTGTACTTGTCCAGTCGGTGGCAGTTGGTGGGGGTAGTGAGCTGGGGGCACGGCTGTGCCCGTAGGAACAGACCTGGGGTCTACTGCAACGTGGAGGAGGTGCTGAACTGGGTCTACACCGTCATGGAG gtAAATAGCTGA